In a genomic window of Blastopirellula marina:
- a CDS encoding aminotransferase class III-fold pyridoxal phosphate-dependent enzyme, protein MDAPKLIAEQLLADPRVAEATRLLTQAVTEYASQLSAQAADPQRTEELRHLLNEYANLRGNSLFFPYLGSGAGRSALVELLDGSVKYDMITGIGVHAMGHANPELVAELIPAVLADTVMQGNLQQNVESLKLSRELVALAKHHGAKLDHCFLSSSGAMANENALKILFQHRLGSQRVLAFENAFAGRSMVLNQVTDRPKNRVGQPQTMAVDYVPFYDARSDVDSLHHSLRVLERHVERFPDSHCGFIMELVQGEGGYYGAPREFFVALCSLLRKHNIPIFFDEIQTFGRTLQPFAFQMLELDDYADVVTVGKMTQVCATLFGEKLNPKHGLLSQTFTSSTTAIVAARWILRKMKEGAFYGEEGRIAAIHARFATRFEKLHQKAPDKISGPWGVGGMIAFTPFNGSAEAAKNVLHRLYDAGVIAFVAGQNPARVRFLPPFLSLTDQEIDAACDIIDDVILSLEIQD, encoded by the coding sequence GTGGACGCTCCTAAGTTGATTGCTGAGCAATTACTGGCGGATCCCCGCGTCGCCGAGGCAACCCGACTGCTTACTCAAGCCGTAACGGAATATGCCTCGCAATTAAGTGCCCAAGCGGCCGATCCGCAGCGGACTGAGGAACTCCGTCATTTGCTAAACGAATACGCCAATTTACGTGGCAATTCACTTTTCTTTCCCTACCTCGGAAGCGGTGCTGGAAGAAGTGCTCTCGTTGAACTGCTCGATGGAAGCGTCAAGTATGACATGATTACCGGGATCGGCGTGCATGCCATGGGGCACGCCAATCCAGAGTTGGTCGCTGAGTTAATCCCTGCCGTGCTCGCGGACACGGTGATGCAAGGCAACCTACAGCAGAACGTTGAGTCGCTGAAATTGAGCCGCGAACTGGTAGCACTCGCCAAGCATCATGGAGCGAAGCTAGATCACTGCTTTCTATCTAGCAGTGGTGCGATGGCGAACGAGAACGCCTTGAAGATCTTGTTTCAACATCGCCTAGGTTCGCAGAGGGTTCTCGCTTTCGAAAACGCATTCGCCGGTCGGTCGATGGTCTTAAATCAGGTTACTGATCGACCCAAGAATCGAGTTGGTCAACCACAAACGATGGCCGTCGATTACGTGCCGTTCTATGACGCCCGATCTGACGTCGATAGCTTGCACCATTCTCTTCGCGTGCTTGAACGACATGTGGAGCGATTTCCAGACTCGCACTGCGGCTTTATTATGGAGCTGGTACAAGGGGAAGGAGGCTACTACGGAGCGCCACGCGAGTTCTTTGTCGCCCTTTGTTCACTTCTGCGAAAGCACAACATACCTATTTTCTTCGACGAGATTCAAACGTTTGGACGTACCCTGCAGCCCTTTGCGTTTCAGATGCTTGAGCTCGACGACTATGCCGATGTCGTCACCGTTGGCAAGATGACGCAGGTTTGCGCGACGTTGTTCGGTGAGAAGTTGAATCCCAAGCATGGTTTGTTGAGTCAGACGTTCACATCCTCGACAACCGCAATCGTTGCAGCGCGGTGGATTCTCCGAAAAATGAAAGAGGGTGCGTTTTATGGCGAAGAGGGGCGAATTGCTGCAATTCATGCGCGTTTTGCCACTCGTTTTGAAAAGCTACACCAAAAGGCTCCCGATAAGATATCGGGCCCATGGGGCGTTGGGGGGATGATTGCGTTCACGCCGTTCAATGGATCGGCTGAAGCGGCCAAGAATGTTCTACATCGTCTGTATGATGCCGGCGTCATTGCTTTCGTCGCCGGACAAAATCCGGCACGCGTGCGATTCCTGCCGCCATTTCTTTCGCTTACCGATCAGGAGATCGATGCGGCCTGCGACATCATTGACGACGTGATTCTCTC
- a CDS encoding hydrolase — translation MSLESEAQSILLRLANQRDEMVTQLVDWAAINTGTHNLPGLRQMAELVQAAFQPICDQLDYVAVPLQTQVTSQGNREDCPLAGVLVGQRRPDAARQAVLSIHMDTVYPADSTFQTLKLDGNTLHGPGVADAKGGLVVMLYALKAFEQYVEATSNGQLGWTVILNSDEEIGSLGSRSLFAQYGAAADFGLLFEPCLPTGHLIGQRKGSGNFEIVIRGQAAHAGREFYKGRNAVVAAAKVASRLHELNDRWPGTTVNVAKIDGGGPNNVVPDVAVVRFNIRYPEGDLEAELSRDLERIVEEADDGITMVLHGGFFAPPKPLSEAYLDLLNTVQDCGREVGLELEWESTGGVCDGNRLAALGVPNVDTMGVQGGNIHSPQEYMLLDSLVPRAQLTFLTLVRKAREIREAEMRKEA, via the coding sequence ATGTCACTGGAATCTGAAGCACAATCAATTCTATTGCGGCTGGCAAATCAGCGTGACGAAATGGTGACTCAATTGGTTGACTGGGCAGCTATCAATACTGGCACGCACAATTTGCCTGGTTTACGTCAGATGGCGGAGTTGGTGCAAGCAGCATTCCAGCCGATCTGTGACCAGCTCGATTATGTTGCGGTTCCGCTGCAAACCCAAGTAACCAGCCAGGGAAATAGGGAAGACTGCCCCTTGGCTGGTGTCCTGGTTGGCCAGCGTCGCCCCGATGCGGCGCGTCAGGCGGTACTCTCGATTCACATGGACACCGTCTATCCCGCCGATTCAACATTCCAAACCTTGAAGCTAGACGGAAACACGCTGCATGGTCCTGGCGTCGCCGATGCGAAGGGGGGCTTGGTGGTGATGTTGTACGCACTAAAAGCCTTCGAGCAGTATGTCGAGGCGACTAGCAACGGGCAGCTAGGTTGGACGGTGATATTAAATAGCGACGAAGAAATTGGCTCTTTGGGATCGCGTAGCCTATTTGCCCAATACGGGGCGGCCGCAGATTTTGGATTGTTGTTCGAACCTTGCCTCCCGACGGGACATCTTATCGGACAACGGAAGGGCTCGGGCAATTTCGAGATAGTAATCCGCGGGCAAGCAGCGCATGCGGGTAGAGAGTTCTACAAAGGTCGCAATGCGGTTGTTGCTGCGGCGAAGGTTGCATCGCGACTGCACGAGTTGAATGATCGCTGGCCCGGTACAACCGTTAACGTCGCCAAAATCGACGGTGGTGGACCCAATAACGTGGTGCCAGATGTGGCGGTGGTTCGCTTTAATATTCGCTACCCCGAAGGCGATCTAGAAGCGGAACTGTCTCGTGACCTGGAGCGAATTGTCGAGGAGGCGGATGATGGCATTACGATGGTGCTACACGGTGGCTTCTTCGCGCCGCCGAAACCGTTGAGTGAGGCCTATCTCGATCTCCTGAATACCGTGCAAGATTGCGGCCGAGAAGTGGGGCTAGAACTGGAATGGGAATCAACCGGTGGGGTGTGCGACGGTAATCGGCTGGCAGCATTGGGAGTCCCCAACGTCGACACAATGGGCGTCCAGGGAGGCAACATTCACTCGCCCCAAGAGTACATGTTGCTCGACAGCCTTGTCCCTCGCGCCCAACTGACATTCCTGACGTTGGTCCGCAAGGCACGAGAAATTCGGGAGGCCGAAATGCGGAAAGAAGCGTAG
- a CDS encoding Glu/Leu/Phe/Val dehydrogenase dimerization domain-containing protein, with protein sequence MSEIRVLVVEDNPLQAALIQELLAQSIDTRFEIDTYENLETALNCLSKKKFDAVLLDLTLPDSEGLTTFIRMHEAAAGVPVVVLTGNDDWSLAAKAVEAGAQDYLIKGKIDGNRLARALRLAVKRTHAEQQEWNSPMLHLAQQQFLKAAQIMGLDENLRERLLFPQRTLVVTLPFRRDNYTQVETVFGYRVQHLLTMGPTKGGIRYHEDVGLGEVSALAMWMSWKCALMRLPFGGAKGGVRIDPTELTGHELQRLTRRYTMEIIEMIGPDKDIPAPDMGTDERVMAWLMDTYSQQMGYSVPTIVTGKPVSLGGSLGRREATGRGLVYMIEEAAKMLGIPIKGATAVVQGFGNVGSNTARLLEELGVKVVGVSDVSTGLYNPKGLSVTDLLQYAQDHRVLKGYPHADEVSNQELLELPCDILAPCALQNQITDRNAEKLNCKLVAEGANGPTSLEADEILKERGIFVIPDVLGNAGGVTVSYFEWVQGTQNYMWTLDEINSRLKKILTDAFQRTAGRSDSLNLDFRTAALIEGIERVAEAKLKRGLFP encoded by the coding sequence ATGTCGGAAATTCGTGTTCTGGTTGTCGAAGATAACCCACTTCAGGCAGCGCTGATCCAGGAGTTGTTAGCGCAAAGCATTGATACCCGCTTCGAGATCGACACCTATGAAAACCTCGAAACGGCCCTCAATTGTCTCAGCAAAAAGAAGTTCGATGCGGTTCTGCTCGACTTGACACTTCCCGATAGCGAAGGCCTCACCACATTCATCCGTATGCATGAGGCAGCTGCTGGTGTGCCAGTGGTTGTCTTAACGGGCAATGACGACTGGTCCTTAGCCGCAAAAGCAGTTGAGGCCGGGGCCCAGGACTATCTTATCAAAGGCAAGATCGACGGAAATCGACTCGCCCGCGCCTTACGGCTCGCCGTGAAACGCACGCACGCCGAACAACAAGAGTGGAACTCGCCGATGCTGCATCTCGCGCAGCAGCAGTTCCTGAAAGCCGCCCAGATCATGGGGCTCGACGAGAACCTTCGCGAGCGTCTTTTGTTCCCGCAACGAACACTCGTCGTCACGTTACCTTTCCGCCGCGACAACTACACGCAGGTGGAAACCGTGTTCGGTTATCGCGTGCAGCATCTGCTGACGATGGGCCCGACCAAGGGAGGTATTCGCTACCACGAAGATGTCGGCCTGGGCGAAGTGTCCGCGCTGGCGATGTGGATGAGCTGGAAATGTGCTCTGATGCGTTTGCCGTTCGGTGGTGCCAAAGGTGGCGTGCGAATCGATCCCACCGAGCTGACCGGTCACGAACTTCAGCGTCTCACCCGACGTTACACGATGGAAATCATCGAAATGATCGGTCCTGACAAAGATATTCCAGCTCCCGACATGGGAACCGACGAGCGAGTCATGGCCTGGCTGATGGACACTTATAGTCAGCAGATGGGTTACTCGGTTCCAACGATCGTCACGGGAAAACCAGTCTCGCTTGGCGGTTCGCTAGGACGCCGTGAGGCGACAGGTCGTGGCTTGGTCTACATGATTGAAGAAGCCGCCAAAATGCTGGGAATTCCCATTAAGGGTGCCACCGCAGTCGTTCAGGGTTTCGGTAACGTAGGTAGCAACACGGCACGCCTACTCGAAGAGTTGGGTGTGAAGGTCGTTGGTGTGAGCGACGTTTCTACGGGTTTGTACAATCCGAAAGGTTTGTCGGTCACTGATTTACTTCAGTACGCCCAGGATCATCGAGTGCTGAAAGGATATCCTCATGCGGATGAGGTGAGCAATCAGGAGCTACTGGAACTGCCATGCGATATCTTGGCTCCGTGTGCCTTACAGAATCAGATCACCGACCGCAATGCCGAGAAACTCAACTGCAAGTTAGTGGCGGAAGGGGCAAACGGCCCAACCAGTCTGGAAGCGGACGAGATCCTGAAGGAGCGCGGAATCTTCGTGATTCCCGACGTCCTTGGTAATGCTGGAGGTGTGACGGTCTCATACTTCGAGTGGGTCCAAGGAACGCAGAACTACATGTGGACTTTGGACGAGATCAATTCGCGCCTGAAGAAAATCTTGACTGATGCTTTCCAACGGACGGCGGGCCGGTCCGATAGTTTGAATCTCGACTTCCGGACAGCCGCGTTGATCGAAGGGATCGAACGCGTCGCCGAAGCTAAACTAAAACGAGGCTTGTTCCCGTAA
- a CDS encoding DUF1338 domain-containing protein encodes MSIQLLINQLWDTYRRINPQADQIVKLLTDRGEGIQNDHIAFRTFQDPQIGIERLAKPFVEGGYVEGGEYHFEEKKLYAKHFQHRDPTLPKIFISELILGEFSSPFQDAINRLLDQLPPNGEFHGPLCTEGRVWETTFADYELLKKDSEYASWMAAHGFCANHFTIYVNELSTVSSLQELNDLLITSGFALNQEGGAIKGSPEVFLEQSSTVASVVEVPFSDGPHKVPGCYYEFARRYPLPNGKMFEGFVAKSADKIFESTDEKLQR; translated from the coding sequence ATGTCGATACAATTGCTGATCAATCAACTTTGGGATACTTATCGTCGCATCAACCCTCAAGCGGACCAGATCGTCAAATTGCTAACCGATCGCGGTGAAGGAATTCAGAACGATCACATTGCGTTCCGCACCTTCCAAGATCCACAAATCGGTATCGAACGGTTGGCGAAACCTTTCGTAGAAGGGGGATATGTTGAAGGTGGGGAATACCACTTCGAGGAGAAGAAGTTGTATGCCAAACACTTTCAGCATCGAGATCCGACCCTACCGAAGATATTTATCAGCGAATTGATTTTGGGCGAATTCTCTAGTCCATTCCAGGATGCTATCAATCGATTGCTTGATCAATTGCCCCCCAATGGCGAGTTTCACGGTCCGCTCTGTACCGAGGGGCGAGTATGGGAGACAACCTTTGCTGATTATGAGTTGCTTAAGAAAGATAGCGAGTATGCCTCGTGGATGGCTGCCCATGGTTTCTGCGCGAATCATTTCACGATTTACGTGAATGAACTCTCGACCGTCTCTTCGCTGCAAGAATTGAATGATCTGCTGATTACGAGTGGCTTTGCACTGAATCAGGAAGGGGGCGCGATAAAGGGTTCGCCGGAGGTGTTCCTCGAACAATCATCGACTGTCGCATCGGTGGTTGAGGTACCTTTTTCCGATGGGCCGCACAAAGTTCCTGGCTGTTATTACGAGTTCGCTCGACGTTACCCGCTTCCGAATGGAAAGATGTTTGAGGGGTTCGTCGCCAAGAGCGCCGACAAGATCTTCGAGAGCACGGACGAGAAGCTCCAGCGCTGA
- a CDS encoding Gfo/Idh/MocA family oxidoreductase has product MIRTPNRRQFIKGLTLATAAVALPASQYSRVLGANEKFRIGSVGTGGKGWSDLNGVAASPEVDVAALCDIDSSEAHLGRAAAKYSSAKTYADWRKLLDNQADVDGVIVSTPDFMHAPISLAAMQLGKHVFCQKPLTHSVFEARQMQLAAKKYDVVTQMCNQIQSHTAYRTAVKIVHDGMIGKVKEVHSWQGGTPGWPRNIERPEGSDPVPDTVAWDLWQGVAPRRPFKKGMYHPFSWRGWQAYGTGQLGDFGCHILDPVFKSLLLTAPLELVADAPPLKPETWTDQATVHYVFPKTKYTAGDTINVTWYDAAGVRPSRENMTDIPASVDLPGAGSVLIGEKGTLIIPHVAMPKLFLKGSSEETKVEPIPSVDHYVQWADASRGVDKTTSHFDYAGPLTETVLLGTVGIRFPGQTLKWDSKKMEIPNFTEAQPWLTKDYVKGWEPTWV; this is encoded by the coding sequence ATGATACGAACACCGAACCGTCGTCAGTTTATTAAGGGCCTCACTCTTGCCACCGCTGCCGTGGCGCTGCCCGCTTCCCAGTATTCCCGAGTGTTAGGCGCCAACGAGAAGTTTCGCATCGGAAGCGTCGGCACCGGTGGTAAGGGGTGGAGCGATCTCAATGGTGTAGCTGCAAGTCCGGAAGTTGATGTCGCGGCTTTGTGTGATATTGACAGCTCCGAAGCCCATCTGGGCCGCGCTGCTGCGAAGTATTCCTCCGCCAAGACCTACGCCGATTGGCGCAAGCTGCTCGACAATCAGGCAGACGTTGACGGCGTGATTGTCTCGACACCTGACTTCATGCACGCTCCGATCTCCCTCGCTGCGATGCAGTTGGGCAAGCATGTTTTCTGCCAAAAGCCGCTTACCCATTCGGTATTCGAGGCCCGGCAGATGCAGCTGGCTGCAAAGAAGTACGATGTGGTCACCCAGATGTGCAATCAAATTCAATCGCACACCGCCTATCGTACCGCCGTCAAGATCGTACACGATGGAATGATTGGCAAAGTTAAGGAGGTTCACTCCTGGCAAGGTGGCACGCCAGGTTGGCCACGCAACATCGAACGGCCAGAGGGCTCTGATCCTGTGCCGGATACCGTTGCGTGGGATTTGTGGCAAGGCGTCGCACCACGCCGTCCGTTCAAAAAGGGAATGTACCATCCGTTCAGCTGGCGAGGCTGGCAAGCTTACGGCACGGGACAACTGGGCGACTTCGGCTGCCATATTCTCGATCCCGTATTCAAGTCGTTACTTTTGACCGCGCCACTTGAATTGGTCGCCGATGCTCCACCTCTCAAGCCTGAAACCTGGACCGACCAGGCAACCGTGCATTACGTCTTCCCCAAGACCAAGTACACCGCCGGTGACACCATCAATGTCACCTGGTATGACGCGGCTGGCGTAAGACCGTCGCGCGAAAACATGACCGATATTCCTGCATCGGTTGATCTGCCGGGTGCTGGTTCAGTTCTGATTGGCGAGAAGGGAACCCTCATCATTCCTCACGTTGCCATGCCCAAGCTCTTTCTCAAGGGTAGTAGCGAAGAAACCAAGGTCGAGCCAATCCCTAGCGTCGATCATTACGTGCAATGGGCAGACGCTAGTCGCGGTGTCGACAAGACGACCTCCCATTTCGATTACGCAGGTCCGTTGACCGAAACCGTGTTGCTGGGCACGGTCGGTATTCGCTTCCCTGGCCAAACTTTGAAATGGGATTCAAAGAAAATGGAAATCCCGAACTTCACGGAGGCACAGCCTTGGCTGACGAAAGATTACGTCAAAGGTTGGGAACCGACCTGGGTGTAG
- a CDS encoding GntR family transcriptional regulator gives MSKNQSDIAYEFLRQKLLNRELLPGTKVRYGPLGTEIGMSATPVREAIGRLASEGLVELVPQSGAIVKQPTRSDALEVFELREAIEPFAVAKASQLIGVRQLKAMQTTIDAMQAILNEVSAGSTTGTQNATPFDQADLKFHITILESVDNRRMLKAIGDLHLLTEIIGAARHTYDADILEMTIEDHMAILDGLKLRDADAASKAMVTHIRNSRQITLSQMSSPIFPLTN, from the coding sequence ATGAGTAAAAATCAATCCGATATTGCCTACGAATTCCTTCGCCAGAAGCTTCTAAATCGCGAGCTTCTTCCCGGTACGAAGGTGCGTTACGGGCCGCTTGGAACCGAGATCGGTATGAGTGCCACGCCGGTCCGCGAGGCCATTGGCCGCTTAGCCAGCGAAGGTCTTGTCGAGCTCGTTCCCCAATCCGGGGCAATCGTCAAACAGCCAACGCGATCGGACGCCTTGGAGGTGTTCGAGCTGAGAGAAGCGATCGAGCCGTTCGCTGTCGCGAAAGCTTCGCAGTTGATTGGCGTGCGGCAATTAAAGGCCATGCAAACGACGATCGACGCAATGCAAGCAATTCTAAACGAGGTGTCGGCGGGTTCGACTACCGGTACCCAGAACGCGACTCCGTTCGATCAGGCTGACCTCAAGTTTCATATCACCATCCTCGAGTCGGTTGACAATCGCCGCATGCTCAAGGCAATCGGCGACTTGCACCTGCTGACAGAAATCATCGGGGCCGCTCGCCATACCTACGATGCAGACATTCTTGAGATGACCATCGAGGATCACATGGCAATCCTAGACGGATTGAAATTGCGCGACGCCGATGCGGCCAGCAAAGCGATGGTGACGCACATTCGAAACAGCCGTCAGATCACCCTTAGTCAGATGTCGAGCCCTATCTTTCCCCTAACCAATTAG
- a CDS encoding dihydrodipicolinate synthase family protein, giving the protein MKIQGIIPPLVTPLSERDSLDETGLAQLIERQLTGRVDGLFVLGTTGEGPSLSEQLRRAMISETSRLVNERVPIYVGITDTSLVDAIHLAQFALEHGAAAVVAAPPFYFPAGQTELQHWFLELAEALPLPLLLYNMPSCVNISIEPETLAVLIKHPNIIGLKDSSGDLDYFAQAIEVAKQREDWPVLMGPEALLVEAMKLGAVGGVTGGANLWPELFTDLFAAARERDQAAIDRYQPIVVELQALYGFGKYGSSYLKGLKCAMELSGICSGLLAAPFDVFKAPERARVAEWLTTFSASQTDFACQVPQV; this is encoded by the coding sequence ATGAAGATTCAAGGCATCATTCCCCCTCTAGTCACCCCGCTCTCTGAACGCGATTCGCTCGACGAAACTGGTCTCGCGCAACTGATCGAGCGGCAACTAACAGGCCGCGTTGACGGACTGTTCGTCCTTGGTACCACCGGGGAAGGCCCGAGTTTGAGCGAGCAACTTCGGCGTGCGATGATATCCGAAACGTCTCGGCTCGTGAATGAACGTGTTCCGATCTACGTGGGGATTACCGATACATCCCTGGTCGATGCGATCCATCTCGCTCAATTTGCACTGGAACATGGCGCTGCTGCGGTCGTCGCCGCTCCGCCTTTTTATTTTCCCGCTGGTCAGACCGAGCTACAGCACTGGTTCTTGGAACTCGCGGAAGCCCTTCCGTTGCCGCTGCTGTTGTATAACATGCCCAGCTGTGTGAACATTTCAATCGAACCGGAAACGCTCGCCGTTCTTATCAAACATCCAAATATCATCGGGCTGAAAGACAGCTCTGGCGATCTGGACTATTTCGCCCAGGCAATTGAAGTTGCGAAGCAGCGGGAAGACTGGCCGGTCCTCATGGGGCCTGAGGCGTTGCTGGTCGAGGCCATGAAATTGGGAGCTGTCGGCGGCGTTACCGGTGGTGCGAATCTATGGCCAGAATTGTTCACGGATCTATTTGCCGCGGCTCGTGAACGCGATCAGGCAGCAATCGACCGATACCAGCCAATCGTCGTTGAGCTGCAAGCGTTGTACGGTTTTGGCAAGTACGGATCTTCCTACTTGAAGGGGCTCAAGTGTGCCATGGAATTGAGCGGGATCTGTTCTGGGCTGTTGGCGGCCCCGTTCGACGTTTTCAAAGCACCCGAGCGAGCACGCGTGGCTGAGTGGCTCACAACATTTTCAGCCTCGCAGACTGACTTTGCGTGCCAAGTACCTCAAGTTTGA
- a CDS encoding sodium:solute symporter, protein MSTLDYIIIVIYMAGTLGLGFWCMKDSRDADSFMVARGKIGGWIVGLSIFGTYVSSISFLALPGKAVVGDWNFFVFSLSLPFAAWIGASLFVPFYRKLGQVSAYEHMESRFGSWARIYMSVCFMLLQVARVGSVMYLIALVMNQLLAWDMITIIVIIGGLTTLYTCIGGLEGVVLTDALQSLVLILGALLSVIWLPFAMPEGPGQMMEIALENNKFSLGSWNALDWTDSTVWVVMLYALATNLQNVAINQSYTQRYLSATTEAEAKKSVWFGSLLYVPVSAGFFFIGTALFCYYTAQPGLLPEDLHTAWQEGKGDEIFPYFIMSTLPTGVRGVMVAAILAAAMSTISSSLNSSAALTLSDIFQRLIHPNPTETQSMMVLYGSTVIWGTAGTVLAIAMIDVKSAMDAWWSMSGVISGGMLGLFLLGFFSKRAGTRSAIVGVVVGIVIIGWLTFSPDLDAIPESLSNPLNGLLTIVLGTIAIVVTGTLFSYVTGDRDRIKQDEPVAAETTASN, encoded by the coding sequence ATGTCGACACTCGATTACATCATTATTGTTATTTACATGGCCGGAACCCTGGGACTGGGTTTCTGGTGCATGAAAGATAGCCGCGACGCGGATTCCTTCATGGTCGCGCGTGGCAAGATTGGCGGCTGGATCGTCGGTTTATCGATCTTCGGTACCTACGTCAGCAGCATCAGCTTTCTTGCTCTGCCGGGAAAAGCGGTCGTTGGCGATTGGAACTTCTTCGTCTTTTCGCTTTCGCTTCCCTTTGCAGCCTGGATCGGGGCTAGTTTGTTCGTTCCCTTCTATCGCAAGCTGGGTCAAGTTTCCGCTTACGAACACATGGAAAGCCGCTTTGGAAGCTGGGCACGCATTTATATGTCAGTCTGCTTCATGCTGTTGCAAGTCGCCCGAGTTGGATCGGTCATGTATTTGATCGCACTGGTTATGAACCAACTGCTCGCTTGGGACATGATCACGATCATCGTCATTATCGGCGGCCTGACGACGCTCTACACGTGCATCGGAGGACTTGAGGGGGTGGTTTTGACCGATGCACTACAGTCGCTCGTTCTGATTCTTGGTGCATTATTGAGTGTCATTTGGCTACCCTTCGCTATGCCGGAAGGCCCCGGCCAGATGATGGAGATTGCACTGGAGAACAATAAATTCAGTCTCGGAAGTTGGAACGCGCTCGACTGGACCGACTCGACTGTCTGGGTCGTGATGCTGTACGCCTTGGCCACCAATCTCCAGAACGTCGCCATCAACCAAAGCTATACCCAGCGTTATCTATCTGCGACCACGGAAGCGGAAGCGAAGAAGTCGGTCTGGTTTGGTAGCTTGCTATACGTTCCCGTAAGTGCGGGCTTTTTCTTCATTGGTACGGCGCTATTTTGTTACTACACGGCCCAACCAGGGCTACTACCGGAAGACCTGCATACCGCGTGGCAAGAGGGTAAGGGAGACGAGATCTTCCCCTATTTCATCATGTCGACCCTTCCGACGGGCGTTCGCGGTGTCATGGTCGCCGCAATCTTGGCCGCAGCGATGAGCACCATCAGTAGTAGTCTGAACAGCTCGGCCGCCCTGACGCTGAGCGATATCTTCCAGCGATTGATTCACCCCAATCCTACGGAAACACAATCGATGATGGTCCTTTACGGCAGCACCGTGATTTGGGGAACCGCGGGAACCGTATTGGCGATTGCAATGATCGATGTGAAGAGTGCAATGGACGCTTGGTGGTCAATGTCCGGCGTGATCAGCGGAGGAATGCTGGGACTATTTCTGTTAGGATTTTTTAGTAAACGAGCCGGAACACGTTCCGCGATTGTGGGGGTTGTCGTTGGTATCGTGATCATTGGATGGCTGACGTTTTCGCCGGATCTGGACGCTATTCCTGAATCCCTCAGCAACCCGCTCAATGGCTTGCTGACCATCGTCCTAGGGACCATTGCCATTGTGGTGACGGGGACCCTTTTTTCGTATGTCACGGGTGATCGCGATCGTATCAAACAAGACGAACCGGTCGCAGCGGAAACGACTGCCAGCAACTAA